The following proteins are co-located in the Deinococcus metallilatus genome:
- a CDS encoding ABC transporter substrate-binding protein, translating into MLVLAAGGANAQSSADQPTRGGRLTVSVSAEPPMLDPTSSTSAEISRLLYDNVLQGLVKLGPDGKIEPSLASRYQVSADGKTYTFTLRPGVKFHDGSAFGTDDVVAALKRAMDPKSGHTHPEYYADMASVAASGPNTVVIKLARPNADFLFNLARADSVIMPAGKTDAMKSAPIGTGPFKFVSWQRGSAITLERNPAYYNKALPYLDAVTFRFISDPNAQLAALRSGDIDVIGYGLAPENALSLKQGGDFNVIVGNSTNKVTVSMNNGRAPFNDIRVRKAVQYAVDKNAILQGVMLGNGTVIGTHRTPVESCYYDLAGLYKPNPRLSRSLLQQAGYTAQKPLKITLTLPSQYDYAVRTGQAVAAQLNKVGIQTEIKLVDFSTWLKQVFQGGDYDMSVIGHAEPNDIGIYANKSYYFHYDSPQFRQQFDSYLRSTNRSAACLTMRALQKRLADDAVNVWVQELPYMAAMKNRVVGWWTDQPLPSLNVTQVYLRK; encoded by the coding sequence ATGCTGGTCCTCGCGGCTGGCGGCGCGAATGCCCAGTCTTCAGCGGACCAGCCCACGCGGGGCGGGCGGCTGACCGTCTCGGTGAGTGCCGAGCCGCCGATGCTCGATCCCACCAGCAGCACCTCCGCCGAGATCAGCCGCCTTCTGTACGACAACGTGCTCCAAGGCCTCGTCAAGCTGGGGCCGGACGGGAAGATTGAACCTTCCCTCGCCTCGCGCTATCAGGTGTCGGCGGACGGCAAGACGTACACTTTCACCCTGCGTCCGGGCGTCAAGTTCCACGACGGCAGCGCCTTCGGGACCGACGACGTGGTGGCGGCCCTCAAACGGGCGATGGACCCCAAGTCGGGCCACACCCACCCCGAGTACTACGCCGATATGGCGAGCGTGGCGGCGAGCGGCCCGAACACGGTCGTGATCAAGCTCGCGCGCCCCAATGCCGACTTTCTCTTCAACCTCGCCCGCGCCGACTCGGTGATCATGCCCGCCGGGAAGACCGACGCCATGAAGTCGGCGCCCATCGGCACCGGCCCCTTCAAGTTCGTGTCGTGGCAACGCGGCAGCGCCATCACGCTGGAGCGCAATCCGGCGTACTACAACAAGGCGCTGCCGTACCTCGACGCGGTCACCTTCCGCTTCATTTCCGACCCCAACGCGCAACTCGCCGCGCTGCGTTCCGGGGATATTGACGTGATCGGCTACGGGCTGGCCCCCGAAAATGCCCTGAGCCTCAAGCAGGGGGGCGATTTCAACGTGATCGTGGGGAACTCGACGAACAAGGTCACGGTCAGCATGAACAATGGCCGCGCGCCGTTCAACGACATCCGGGTACGCAAGGCCGTGCAGTACGCCGTCGACAAGAACGCGATCCTGCAAGGCGTGATGCTCGGAAACGGCACCGTGATCGGGACGCACCGCACCCCCGTCGAGAGTTGCTATTACGATCTCGCGGGGCTGTACAAGCCCAATCCGCGGCTCAGCCGCTCCCTCTTGCAGCAGGCCGGGTACACCGCCCAGAAGCCCCTCAAGATCACACTGACGCTGCCTTCCCAGTACGACTACGCGGTGCGGACCGGGCAGGCGGTGGCGGCGCAGCTCAACAAGGTGGGCATCCAGACCGAGATCAAGCTGGTCGACTTCAGCACCTGGCTCAAGCAGGTGTTCCAGGGCGGCGACTACGACATGAGCGTGATTGGCCACGCCGAACCCAACGACATCGGGATCTACGCCAACAAGAGCTATTACTTCCACTACGACAGCCCCCAGTTCCGGCAGCAGTTCGACAGCTACCTGCGCAGCACCAACCGCAGCGCCGCCTGCCTCACCATGCGCGCCCTGCAAAAGCGTCTGGCGGACGACGCGGTGAATGTCTGGGTTCAGGAGTTGCCGTACATGGCAGCCATGAAAAACCGGGTCGTGGGCTGGTGGACCGACCAGCCCCTGCCGAGCCTGAACGTGACCCAGGTCTACCTGCGTAAGTAA
- a CDS encoding M20 family metallopeptidase: protein MSSPVSVSPSSHPEVLALRAAAAMDEAFLIDLAARLVAVDSQAPHPGEEVAARLLEEVLRAQGFQTTWQEVAPGRPNLIADWGEGEGGLILEGHTDVVASGDPALWRVPPFEGRVEGGVLHGRGSADMKGGVACAVAAAVAVSRVLPRSSRRLRLAILCDEEGLMLGVKAFVRGGYAAGFAGAIICEPEEHELCLWQKGALRIWLHFRGRMAHGAMPYAGLNPLPAAAQFVARLPEVQAAYAGERHPQLGDVYVTPTVMQASAGEGQNNVIPELCTVGLDVRTVPATDHAALQAALLRLAEECLDEGMQVTMNVFEDRPATETPPEAAVVQALARATELLGFPVRYGGVPGATDGTFLHAWAGLPIVTCGPGRRDIPHQIDEYVEVQDLIRAARTYAAAATLFLEREEDR, encoded by the coding sequence ATGTCTTCGCCGGTTTCCGTCTCCCCGTCTTCCCACCCGGAGGTGCTGGCCCTGCGTGCCGCTGCCGCTATGGACGAGGCTTTTCTGATCGACCTGGCGGCGCGTCTGGTGGCCGTCGACAGTCAGGCGCCCCACCCCGGTGAAGAGGTGGCCGCCCGGCTCCTTGAGGAAGTGTTGCGGGCGCAGGGCTTTCAGACCACCTGGCAGGAGGTGGCCCCCGGACGCCCCAACCTGATCGCCGACTGGGGCGAGGGGGAAGGCGGGCTGATCCTCGAAGGGCACACGGACGTGGTGGCGAGCGGTGACCCGGCGCTGTGGCGGGTTCCCCCCTTCGAGGGGCGCGTGGAAGGCGGCGTCCTCCACGGGCGCGGGAGCGCGGATATGAAAGGCGGCGTGGCCTGCGCGGTCGCGGCGGCGGTGGCGGTGAGCCGGGTGCTGCCGCGCTCTTCACGGCGGCTGCGCCTCGCCATCCTGTGTGATGAGGAAGGCCTGATGCTCGGCGTCAAGGCGTTCGTGCGGGGAGGGTACGCGGCGGGCTTTGCCGGGGCGATCATCTGCGAACCCGAAGAACACGAACTCTGCCTGTGGCAAAAGGGGGCGCTGCGTATCTGGCTGCATTTCCGGGGACGCATGGCGCACGGCGCGATGCCCTATGCCGGTCTTAATCCGCTGCCCGCCGCCGCCCAGTTCGTGGCGCGGCTCCCCGAGGTGCAGGCGGCGTACGCTGGCGAGCGTCATCCACAGTTGGGCGACGTGTACGTCACGCCCACCGTCATGCAGGCGAGCGCGGGCGAAGGGCAGAACAACGTGATTCCCGAACTCTGCACCGTGGGCCTGGACGTGCGGACGGTGCCAGCCACGGACCACGCCGCCTTGCAGGCCGCGCTGCTGCGTCTGGCGGAGGAGTGTCTCGACGAGGGTATGCAAGTGACCATGAACGTGTTCGAGGACCGCCCCGCCACCGAGACGCCCCCGGAGGCCGCCGTGGTGCAAGCTCTGGCCCGTGCGACCGAGTTGCTGGGGTTTCCGGTGCGCTACGGCGGCGTGCCGGGCGCCACCGATGGCACCTTCCTGCATGCCTGGGCGGGTCTTCCGATCGTGACGTGCGGGCCGGGGCGGCGTGACATTCCGCACCAGATCGACGAGTATGTGGAGGTTCAGGACCTGATCCGGGCCGCCAGAACCTACGCGGCAGCGGCCACCTTGTTTCTGGAAAGGGAGGAAGACCGATGA
- a CDS encoding Zn-dependent hydrolase, which produces MSGGEVAPAPRTGLNPARTVAELKELRRLTGDEQGAQRVAFTDPWLRARAFLKERLAELPVEVHQDPAGNLWATLKGESGRELLIGGHLDSVPNGGWLDGALNVLAGLEVMRRVSAQYAGRPPVTLRLVDWADEEGARFGRSLYGSSAASGHFDVAEMSKLTDRDGVSLPDALAGVGVRLEDAQQARQELKNAAAYLELHIEQGPVLEGLGLPLGAVLGTVGVERHVLTFHGQAAHSGSTPMNVRRDAFLAAARLGQEIYAIAERHGGVCTIGSVKTWPGIVTSVVERCEITLDQRHLDAGKLAAMWQDAQEAAGRFAQEGGCTVEVGRLWNIEPIPFDPDLIGAAEAAILETVPTSHRLPSGPLHDAAEVARAGVPTVMLFVQSLRGISHNRIEDTLEEHLELSVVALDRLTDRAMAWIQGG; this is translated from the coding sequence GTGAGTGGGGGAGAGGTCGCCCCGGCGCCCCGGACCGGACTCAATCCCGCCCGCACCGTGGCCGAACTTAAAGAGTTGCGGCGGCTGACCGGCGACGAGCAGGGCGCCCAGCGTGTCGCCTTCACCGACCCCTGGCTGCGCGCGCGGGCATTTCTGAAAGAGCGCCTCGCCGAACTTCCCGTGGAGGTTCACCAGGACCCCGCCGGGAACCTGTGGGCGACACTGAAGGGCGAGTCGGGGCGCGAACTCCTGATCGGCGGGCACCTCGACAGCGTGCCGAACGGCGGCTGGCTCGACGGTGCCCTCAACGTGCTGGCCGGGCTGGAGGTAATGCGGCGCGTGAGCGCCCAGTACGCGGGCCGTCCGCCCGTCACCCTGCGCCTGGTGGACTGGGCCGACGAGGAGGGGGCGCGCTTTGGCCGTTCCCTGTACGGGTCGAGCGCGGCGAGCGGCCATTTCGACGTGGCGGAGATGTCGAAGTTGACCGACCGGGACGGGGTGAGCCTGCCGGACGCCCTCGCAGGGGTGGGCGTGCGGCTGGAAGACGCCCAGCAGGCGCGGCAGGAATTGAAGAACGCCGCCGCCTACCTCGAACTGCACATCGAGCAGGGGCCGGTGCTGGAGGGTTTGGGCCTGCCGCTGGGCGCGGTGCTCGGCACGGTGGGCGTCGAGCGCCACGTCCTGACCTTTCACGGGCAGGCGGCGCACTCGGGCAGCACGCCGATGAACGTCCGGCGCGACGCCTTCCTGGCGGCGGCGCGGCTGGGGCAGGAAATCTACGCCATCGCGGAGCGGCACGGCGGGGTCTGCACGATTGGCAGCGTCAAGACCTGGCCCGGCATCGTCACCAGCGTAGTGGAGCGGTGTGAGATCACCCTTGACCAGCGGCATCTGGACGCCGGGAAACTGGCAGCGATGTGGCAGGACGCGCAGGAGGCGGCCGGGCGGTTCGCCCAGGAGGGCGGCTGCACCGTCGAAGTCGGGAGGCTGTGGAACATCGAACCCATCCCCTTCGACCCCGACCTGATCGGCGCGGCGGAGGCGGCCATCCTGGAGACGGTGCCGACGAGCCACCGCCTCCCCAGCGGCCCGCTGCACGACGCGGCGGAGGTGGCCCGCGCGGGGGTACCCACCGTGATGCTCTTCGTCCAGAGCCTGCGGGGCATCAGCCACAACAGGATTGAGGACACACTGGAGGAACACCTTGAGCTGAGCGTGGTGGCGCTGGACCGGCTGACGGACCGGGCGATGGCGTGGATTCAGGGCGGGTGA
- a CDS encoding ABC transporter substrate-binding protein translates to MKHSKLTVAVTAALAAALLAPGAQAQKLVPVKVQLKWFPQAQFAGFFVAQAKGFYKAEGLDVQFLPTGDQSPIQTVATGTADFGTTWITDLLTARAQGIPVVHIAQIFQKSGYTLVALKSSGITKPQDFKGKRVGVWPSGNEYPAVALLKKYGLTTSLDSTVSNPDVQAVTYPFDPSIVFPDKVDLVSAMTYNEIDQIVGLGYSLDKLRIFRAADYGINLLEDLMFTTDRTLKTANFKGSGQSGQQIAARLVRASLKGWDYAVKHQAEAVNIVLPLCGNTCKGSGTRADARGHQTWQMAEVAKLYNIGPTTRGMAGYLDPAVYRNNVALLRNLGILKADPDPAAVTYSVWEAATGKKAPR, encoded by the coding sequence ATGAAGCATTCCAAGCTGACCGTTGCCGTGACTGCCGCGCTTGCCGCCGCCCTGCTGGCTCCCGGTGCCCAGGCCCAGAAGCTGGTGCCCGTCAAGGTGCAGCTCAAGTGGTTTCCGCAGGCGCAGTTCGCGGGCTTCTTCGTGGCGCAGGCGAAGGGTTTCTACAAGGCGGAGGGGCTGGACGTGCAGTTCCTGCCCACCGGGGACCAGTCGCCGATCCAGACGGTGGCGACCGGGACCGCCGATTTCGGGACGACCTGGATCACCGACCTGCTCACCGCGCGGGCGCAGGGCATCCCGGTGGTCCACATCGCGCAGATCTTCCAGAAGAGCGGCTATACCCTCGTGGCCCTGAAGAGCAGCGGCATCACCAAGCCGCAGGACTTCAAGGGCAAGCGGGTGGGCGTGTGGCCCAGCGGCAACGAGTACCCGGCGGTGGCCCTCCTCAAGAAGTACGGGCTGACGACCAGCCTCGACAGCACCGTCAGCAACCCGGACGTGCAGGCGGTGACCTATCCCTTCGACCCCAGCATCGTGTTCCCCGACAAGGTGGACCTCGTGTCGGCCATGACCTACAACGAGATCGACCAGATCGTGGGGCTGGGGTACAGCCTCGACAAGCTGCGCATCTTCCGCGCCGCCGACTACGGGATCAACCTCCTCGAAGACCTGATGTTCACCACCGACCGCACCCTCAAGACGGCCAACTTCAAGGGCAGCGGCCAGAGCGGCCAGCAGATCGCCGCCCGGCTGGTGCGCGCGAGCCTGAAGGGCTGGGACTACGCGGTGAAGCATCAGGCCGAGGCCGTGAACATCGTCCTGCCGCTGTGTGGCAACACCTGCAAGGGGAGCGGTACCCGCGCCGACGCCAGGGGCCACCAGACCTGGCAGATGGCCGAAGTCGCCAAGCTCTACAACATTGGCCCGACGACCCGGGGTATGGCGGGCTACCTCGACCCCGCCGTGTACCGCAACAACGTGGCGCTCCTGAGGAACCTGGGCATCCTGAAGGCCGACCCCGACCCCGCGGCGGTGACGTACTCGGTGTGGGAGGCGGCGACCGGGAAGAAGGCCCCGCGGTGA
- a CDS encoding ABC transporter permease gives MRRPGLGAALPLALSTLGLLGLAVALSRQGAAPGRPLPWLLGVLALLLLGVLGIHSAARGEGRAARVLPAAFTLLLTVLGVEVLLRAYGVPAGLIPTPSRVLTALWEARTVLLLDTFYTFVLEALLGFLAGTVLGLALALLVVRFRFLERGALPYAALFSSVPIVALAPVVVKALGLEWPSKAVVVAITVLFPVVVNAVRGLQAAQPLHLDLLHTYAASPAQTFRNVRVPTALPFVFNALKVGSTLALISAIVAEFFGTNGHGLGFRIQIEVGRFNLAVVWAAIVLASVVGLAFFGLISVLERRFAPVSQNS, from the coding sequence GTGCGCCGCCCTGGGCTGGGCGCGGCGCTGCCGCTGGCCTTGAGTACCCTCGGCCTGCTGGGCCTCGCCGTCGCGCTCTCCCGGCAGGGGGCGGCGCCTGGCCGCCCGCTCCCCTGGCTGCTGGGGGTGCTGGCGCTGCTGCTCCTGGGCGTCCTCGGCATCCACTCGGCGGCGCGGGGAGAAGGCCGGGCCGCGCGGGTCCTGCCCGCCGCCTTCACGCTGCTGCTGACCGTGCTCGGCGTGGAGGTTCTGCTGCGCGCCTACGGGGTCCCGGCGGGCCTGATCCCCACCCCCAGCCGCGTCCTCACCGCGCTGTGGGAGGCCCGAACGGTGCTCCTGCTCGACACCTTTTACACCTTCGTGCTGGAGGCACTGCTGGGCTTCCTGGCGGGGACCGTCCTGGGGCTGGCGCTGGCGCTGCTGGTGGTGCGCTTCCGCTTCCTCGAACGCGGAGCGCTGCCCTACGCGGCGCTGTTCAGCTCCGTGCCCATCGTGGCGCTCGCCCCGGTGGTGGTGAAGGCGCTGGGGCTGGAGTGGCCCAGCAAGGCGGTCGTCGTGGCGATCACGGTGCTGTTTCCGGTGGTCGTGAATGCGGTGCGCGGGCTTCAGGCGGCCCAGCCCCTGCACCTCGACCTGCTGCACACCTACGCGGCCAGCCCGGCGCAGACCTTCCGCAACGTCCGGGTGCCGACGGCGCTGCCCTTCGTCTTCAACGCCCTCAAGGTGGGCAGCACCCTCGCCCTGATCTCGGCCATCGTGGCGGAATTCTTCGGCACGAACGGGCACGGGCTGGGTTTCCGCATCCAGATCGAGGTCGGGCGCTTCAATCTCGCCGTCGTGTGGGCGGCCATCGTGCTGGCGAGCGTGGTGGGGCTGGCGTTCTTCGGGCTGATCAGTGTGCTGGAGCGGCGGTTTGCGCCGGTGTCTCAGAACTCGTGA
- a CDS encoding ABC transporter permease, translated as MTAAPRRGRLAASPLLPMLAVLVVAILLYLPLMLWANVGPASRALASGADLGCPTAIACATQLRNPVLPAPGQLVQGFRSLSVPPTAPTSAPYNAVVTGGETLLGLVLATGLGLILAALLVLSRSFERATLPWLVASQTVPIVAIAPMLAVLLGQYGVQGFVPKALIAAYIAFFPVAVGMSRGLRSPDALQLDLMRTYSASPGRVFFQLRLPASLPYLFTALKVAVTAALVGSIVAEISTISFSGLGKMLAENSRASDTIALWVIMGYGAALGVALVALVGLLERVVTPWRAGR; from the coding sequence ATGACCGCCGCACCCAGGCGAGGAAGGCTCGCCGCGTCCCCCCTCCTCCCGATGCTGGCGGTGCTGGTGGTCGCCATCCTGCTCTACCTCCCCCTGATGCTGTGGGCGAATGTCGGCCCGGCGTCGCGGGCGCTGGCGAGTGGGGCAGACCTGGGGTGCCCGACGGCAATTGCCTGTGCGACTCAGCTTAGAAACCCGGTGCTGCCCGCGCCGGGTCAGCTCGTGCAAGGATTCCGCTCCCTCAGCGTGCCGCCCACGGCCCCCACCTCCGCGCCCTACAACGCCGTCGTGACGGGCGGGGAGACGTTGCTGGGACTCGTTCTGGCGACCGGGCTGGGGTTGATTCTGGCGGCGCTGCTGGTGCTGAGTCGGTCCTTCGAGCGGGCCACCCTGCCCTGGCTGGTCGCGTCGCAGACGGTGCCCATCGTCGCCATCGCGCCCATGCTGGCGGTGCTGCTGGGGCAGTACGGGGTGCAGGGGTTCGTGCCCAAGGCGCTGATCGCGGCGTATATCGCCTTCTTTCCCGTCGCGGTGGGCATGAGCCGGGGATTGCGAAGCCCGGACGCGCTGCAACTGGACCTCATGCGGACGTACAGCGCGTCGCCGGGGCGGGTGTTCTTCCAGCTCCGGCTGCCCGCCAGCCTGCCGTACCTCTTCACGGCGCTCAAGGTGGCGGTGACGGCGGCGCTGGTGGGCAGCATCGTGGCCGAGATCAGCACGATCTCCTTTTCCGGTCTGGGCAAGATGCTGGCCGAGAACTCGCGGGCGTCCGACACCATCGCGCTGTGGGTCATCATGGGCTACGGCGCGGCGCTGGGTGTGGCGCTGGTCGCCCTGGTGGGCCTCCTCGAGCGGGTGGTGACGCCGTGGCGAGCGGGGCGGTGA
- a CDS encoding ABC transporter ATP-binding protein, translating to MTQVFTSQAVHPPSSDPIVAVRALQMVFPHPGGQTVALQDANLTIGRGEFISLIGPSGCGKTTLLRLLADLVQPTAGTILIGGQPPGQARRERQYGYVFQAPALLEWRTVLSNVLLPLEVMNVPGDRAARAREMLKLVGLAGSERRYPWQLSGGMQQRVSIARALAFDPPLLFMDEPFGALDEITREHLNLELLRLWRETGKTVIFVTHSIGEAVFLSTRVVVMTARPGKIEGVVDIDLPQPRGDDTRELPRFFERMTQVRELLRKGHA from the coding sequence GTGACACAAGTGTTCACTTCCCAGGCCGTTCACCCTCCCTCCTCTGACCCCATCGTCGCCGTCCGTGCCCTTCAAATGGTCTTTCCGCATCCGGGCGGGCAGACGGTCGCCCTTCAGGACGCGAACCTCACCATCGGGCGCGGGGAGTTCATCAGCCTGATCGGACCCTCGGGGTGCGGCAAGACGACGCTGCTGCGGCTGCTGGCGGACCTCGTGCAACCGACCGCCGGGACCATCCTGATCGGGGGACAGCCGCCGGGGCAGGCGCGGCGGGAGCGGCAGTACGGCTACGTCTTTCAGGCCCCGGCACTCCTGGAGTGGCGCACGGTGCTGAGCAATGTCCTGCTGCCGCTGGAGGTGATGAACGTGCCCGGCGACCGGGCGGCCCGCGCCCGCGAGATGCTGAAGCTCGTGGGGCTGGCAGGCTCCGAGCGGCGCTACCCCTGGCAGCTTTCGGGCGGGATGCAGCAGCGGGTGAGCATCGCCCGCGCGCTCGCCTTCGACCCACCGCTGCTCTTTATGGACGAGCCTTTCGGGGCGCTCGACGAGATCACGCGCGAGCACCTGAACCTCGAACTGCTGCGGCTGTGGCGCGAGACGGGCAAGACCGTCATCTTCGTGACGCACAGCATCGGTGAGGCGGTGTTCCTCAGCACGCGGGTCGTGGTCATGACCGCCCGCCCCGGCAAGATTGAGGGGGTGGTGGACATCGACCTGCCGCAGCCCCGGGGCGACGACACCCGAGAATTACCGCGCTTCTTCGAGCGGATGACCCAGGTACGGGAACTGCTCAGGAAAGGGCACGCATGA
- the hydA gene encoding dihydropyrimidinase: MALLIKNGEIVTADKQYKADLLVEGETITAIGEGLTAPEGTRVIDASGKYVFPGFIDPHVHVYLPFMGTFAKDTHTTASQAALIGGTTTYIEMLVPSQSEPLREGWERWTGLAGGHSACDYTFHLGVTRWDDETEATLRELVAQGMKSFKVFLAYKGAFGIDDHALYQTLKLARELGVIVTAHCENADLVAELQRKLLAEGRTGPEWHEPSRPEGVEAEGTAHFAAFLEMTGAEGYVVHLSNLRALEAALEARGRGVNLHIEVVIPHLLLDKTCAERPGVEGAKYVMSPPLRDRRNQAPLWDALARGDIDTVATDHCPFDLSQKAMGEGDFTRIPNGIPAIEDRVNLLYTYGVKRGELSLTRFVDAASTRAAKLFGLYPRKGTIEVGSDADLVIYDPAYRGHISAATSHMNNDYSGFEGWEIEGRPDVVTVRGEVAVEGGQFVGDPGRGQLLRR; this comes from the coding sequence ATGGCCCTACTTATAAAGAACGGCGAGATAGTTACGGCAGATAAGCAGTATAAGGCCGACCTCCTCGTGGAGGGCGAAACCATCACCGCTATCGGGGAGGGGCTGACCGCGCCCGAGGGCACCCGCGTCATCGACGCGAGCGGCAAGTACGTCTTCCCCGGCTTCATCGACCCGCATGTCCACGTCTACCTGCCCTTCATGGGTACCTTCGCCAAGGACACCCACACAACGGCGAGCCAGGCGGCCCTGATCGGCGGGACGACGACCTACATTGAGATGCTCGTCCCCTCCCAGAGCGAGCCGCTGCGGGAGGGCTGGGAGCGGTGGACCGGGCTGGCCGGGGGCCACAGCGCCTGCGACTACACCTTCCACCTGGGCGTAACGCGCTGGGACGATGAAACCGAGGCCACCCTGCGCGAGCTGGTGGCGCAGGGCATGAAGTCCTTCAAGGTGTTCCTGGCCTACAAGGGCGCCTTTGGCATCGACGATCACGCGCTCTACCAGACGCTGAAGCTGGCGAGGGAACTCGGCGTGATCGTCACGGCCCACTGTGAGAACGCCGATCTGGTGGCGGAACTCCAGCGCAAGCTGCTCGCGGAGGGCAGGACTGGCCCCGAATGGCACGAGCCGAGCCGCCCGGAGGGAGTGGAGGCCGAGGGCACCGCCCACTTCGCCGCCTTTCTGGAGATGACCGGGGCCGAGGGGTACGTGGTCCACCTCTCCAACCTGCGGGCGTTGGAAGCGGCGTTAGAGGCCAGGGGGCGCGGGGTGAACCTCCACATCGAGGTCGTCATTCCCCACCTGCTCCTCGACAAGACCTGCGCCGAGCGGCCCGGGGTGGAGGGCGCGAAGTACGTGATGAGTCCGCCGCTCCGTGACAGACGCAACCAGGCTCCCTTGTGGGACGCCCTCGCGCGGGGCGACATCGACACGGTGGCGACCGACCACTGCCCCTTCGATCTGAGCCAGAAGGCGATGGGGGAGGGCGACTTCACGCGGATTCCCAACGGCATCCCCGCCATCGAGGACCGGGTGAACCTGCTCTACACCTATGGCGTCAAGCGGGGGGAATTGAGCCTGACGCGCTTCGTGGACGCGGCGAGCACCCGGGCGGCGAAGCTCTTCGGCCTCTACCCGCGCAAGGGGACCATCGAGGTGGGGAGCGACGCCGATCTGGTGATCTACGACCCCGCCTACCGGGGCCACATCTCGGCGGCGACGAGCCACATGAACAACGACTACAGCGGCTTCGAGGGCTGGGAGATCGAGGGGCGCCCCGACGTGGTGACGGTGCGCGGCGAGGTGGCGGTGGAGGGCGGGCAATTCGTCGGGGACCCTGGACGGGGGCAACTGCTGCGGCGGTGA
- a CDS encoding DUF7019 family protein gives MNYVYISKSKVEALVSKTSLLENFMHGFGDLSFKLPALLEFNYKPGGNRVDNPTREGLLRLEKSLKRHLGLDSIRQNRVDSIFALSFDGVYTDEFGGFALFLGKTQEGDKIILFGSESNLTYESLPADSHKVGGSFVHTIRPKILEFLKERHLIDPNYHVGEWRPDVDIEGSLSQMHSFLFDERVATRMEAIIPPSYIFERQKYVNEQGSVYVLLASPVAVAYVGVW, from the coding sequence ATGAACTATGTGTACATTTCCAAATCGAAAGTAGAAGCCCTCGTTTCGAAGACGAGTTTGCTTGAGAATTTCATGCATGGGTTTGGTGATTTAAGTTTTAAACTTCCTGCTCTGTTGGAGTTTAACTACAAGCCGGGCGGAAACAGAGTGGACAACCCTACAAGAGAAGGACTTTTAAGACTTGAGAAGTCTCTAAAAAGACATCTTGGCTTAGACTCCATTCGCCAGAATCGGGTTGACTCCATTTTTGCGTTGAGTTTTGACGGTGTCTACACAGATGAGTTTGGAGGCTTCGCGCTGTTTTTGGGAAAGACGCAGGAGGGGGACAAGATCATTCTTTTCGGCTCAGAATCAAACCTGACTTATGAGAGCTTGCCTGCGGATTCTCATAAAGTGGGAGGTTCCTTTGTCCATACAATCCGACCAAAGATTTTGGAATTCTTGAAGGAGAGGCATCTGATAGACCCAAATTACCATGTCGGGGAATGGAGACCTGATGTTGACATCGAAGGATCACTGTCCCAAATGCACAGCTTCCTATTCGATGAAAGGGTAGCCACTCGAATGGAGGCTATTATTCCCCCCTCCTACATTTTTGAACGACAGAAATATGTGAATGAACAAGGGAGCGTGTATGTTCTGCTGGCGTCTCCGGTGGCAGTAGCCTACGTAGGAGTTTGGTGA